In Sulfitobacter sp. W027, a single window of DNA contains:
- the holA gene encoding DNA polymerase III subunit delta: MKLTPREAKPYFARPDPARTGLLIYGSDAMRVALKRQEFLKNLLGANAEEEMRLTRMPAGELRRDPAMLLDAIKAVGFFPGPRAALVEEANDNIAKILLDALKEWQLGDAQIIVTAGDLKKTSKVLKAFESHPNAYATPIYDNPPDRAEIEQMLKDAGLTPEADAMAALSDLARTLDPGDFRQTLEKITLYKLNDSTPIGLDDIAACAPTSTEAEVDDILHVVAETRAAEIGPVMSKLQGQGVNAVTLIIMATRHFRTLYRIAANPGAPIYGVRDRDRAMRQARNWGAVKLETALAVLTETDLKLRSAGQHAPALALVERAFIRLAMLGAQR, from the coding sequence ATGAAGCTCACCCCGCGCGAGGCGAAACCCTATTTCGCGCGGCCTGATCCCGCGCGGACGGGGCTTTTGATCTACGGCAGCGATGCCATGCGCGTGGCCTTGAAACGGCAGGAATTCCTGAAAAACCTGCTTGGCGCCAACGCCGAAGAGGAGATGCGTCTGACCCGGATGCCCGCAGGTGAATTGCGCCGCGATCCGGCGATGCTGCTGGATGCGATCAAGGCCGTCGGCTTTTTCCCCGGCCCGCGTGCCGCGCTGGTGGAAGAGGCTAATGACAACATCGCTAAAATCCTGCTCGACGCGCTGAAGGAGTGGCAACTGGGTGACGCGCAGATCATCGTCACTGCGGGCGATCTGAAAAAGACGTCCAAGGTGCTCAAGGCTTTTGAGAGCCACCCCAACGCCTATGCCACGCCGATCTACGACAACCCGCCCGACCGGGCGGAGATTGAACAGATGCTGAAAGACGCGGGCCTCACGCCCGAAGCCGATGCCATGGCCGCGCTGAGCGATCTGGCCCGCACGCTCGATCCGGGCGATTTCCGCCAGACGCTGGAAAAAATCACGCTCTACAAGCTGAACGATTCCACCCCTATTGGCCTTGATGACATCGCCGCCTGCGCCCCCACCTCGACCGAGGCCGAGGTGGACGACATCTTGCATGTCGTGGCCGAAACCCGCGCCGCCGAGATCGGTCCGGTGATGAGCAAGCTGCAAGGCCAAGGCGTCAACGCCGTGACCTTGATCATCATGGCCACCCGTCATTTCCGCACCCTCTACCGCATCGCTGCCAACCCCGGCGCGCCGATCTACGGTGTGCGTGACCGCGACCGCGCGATGCGGCAGGCTCGCAACTGGGGCGCGGTCAAGCTTGAGACGGCGCTTGCGGTGCTGACCGAAACCGACCTCAAGCTGCGCTCTGCCGGGCAGCACGCCCCGGCGCTGGCTTTGGTCGAGCGGGCCTTTATCCGTCTGGCAATGCTGGGCGCACAACGTTGA
- the lptE gene encoding LPS assembly lipoprotein LptE, which translates to MSLPKATPSRRRFLAALPLLALAACGFEPLYGPGGAGTALQNRVLVDAPEDRFGYFLVREVESRLGRAATPRWGLALTTTTSEDGLAIDSEGNTRRYNLLGTTSYALRDLDSGQIVTSGKVESFTGYSATGTTVATRAAELDAQERLMVILADLVVSRLYAADLPQ; encoded by the coding sequence ATGTCGTTGCCTAAAGCCACCCCCTCGCGCCGCCGCTTCCTAGCGGCCCTGCCCCTGCTGGCGCTCGCTGCCTGCGGGTTCGAGCCACTCTATGGCCCCGGCGGCGCGGGCACGGCTTTGCAAAACCGCGTGTTGGTGGATGCGCCGGAAGACCGCTTTGGCTATTTTCTGGTGCGTGAGGTGGAAAGCCGTTTAGGCCGCGCGGCCACGCCCCGCTGGGGTTTGGCGCTGACCACCACGACTTCTGAGGACGGTCTGGCCATTGACAGCGAAGGCAACACCCGGCGCTATAACCTGCTTGGCACCACCTCTTACGCCCTGCGCGACCTCGACAGCGGGCAGATCGTGACTTCGGGCAAGGTCGAAAGCTTCACCGGCTATTCCGCCACCGGCACCACCGTCGCCACCCGCGCCGCCGAGTTGGACGCGCAGGAACGCCTGATGGTGATTCTGGCTGACCTCGTCGTGAGCCGCCTTTATGCGGCTGACTTGCCGCAATGA
- the leuS gene encoding leucine--tRNA ligase: MPRYTPAEIEARWQQAWEKDGFFQATRNADKPKYYVLEMFPYPSGRIHMGHVRNYTMGDVIARYKIATGHNVLHPMGWDAFGMPAENAAMAIGGHPADWTYDNIAEMKKQMKPLGLSIDWSREIATCHPGYYGQQQALFLDFLKEGLVYRKNAVVNWDPVDMTVLANEQVENGCGWRSGAPVERRELTQWFFKISDHSEELLSALDSLDNWPAKVKLMQANWIGKSRGLQFAFSTIEAPEGFDRIEVYTTRPDTLLGASFVGISPDHPLAKTLERDDEAVAAFCAECRKGGTTEEAIETAEKLGYDTGIRVRHPFDTAAELPVYIANFILMDYGTGAIFGCPGHDQRDFDFATKYDLPIISTFLPSEEASPKLSEAYVPQKSEKVFYNRGFAGDQWQTGEQAVDAAIAFCEENGIGQGVTKFRLRDWGLSRQRYWGCPIPVVHCDDCGVVPEKKENLPVELPYDVTFDTPGNPLDRHPTWRNCACPACGKDALRETDTMDTFVDSSWYYARFTAPHADTPTDLEEAAYWMNVDQYIGGIEHAILHLLYARFFARAMQITGHLPEGAAEPFDALFTQGMVTHEIYQTRDANGRPVYHLPEDVTDGKLADGTEVEIIPSAKMSKSKKNVVDPLHIISNYGADTARWFVLSDSPPERDVEWTASGAEASYKHLSRVWNICDRVSEMDRDAAGTGDDDLLRALHKTIHDVTMGVESFGFNAAIAKLYAFTATLQKSKAGYAAQREAIMTLAQLMSPMTPHLSEDIWAHLGGEGLIVNAPWPKADEAMLVDDTVTLPIQINGKRRAEIQVPADMPKEEVEKIALAHEAVIRTLDGASPKKVIVVPGRIVNVVA; this comes from the coding sequence ATGCCCCGCTATACCCCCGCCGAGATCGAAGCCCGCTGGCAGCAAGCCTGGGAAAAGGATGGTTTCTTTCAGGCCACCCGAAACGCTGACAAGCCGAAGTACTATGTGCTTGAGATGTTCCCCTATCCGTCGGGCCGCATCCACATGGGGCACGTGCGCAACTACACGATGGGCGACGTGATCGCGCGCTACAAGATCGCCACCGGGCATAACGTGCTGCATCCGATGGGTTGGGACGCCTTTGGCATGCCCGCCGAAAACGCCGCCATGGCTATTGGCGGCCACCCGGCGGATTGGACCTATGACAACATCGCCGAGATGAAAAAGCAGATGAAGCCGCTCGGCCTGTCGATTGACTGGTCGCGCGAGATTGCAACCTGCCACCCCGGTTACTACGGCCAGCAGCAGGCGCTGTTTCTCGACTTCCTCAAAGAGGGTCTGGTCTACCGCAAGAACGCCGTGGTGAACTGGGACCCGGTCGATATGACCGTGCTGGCCAACGAGCAGGTCGAAAACGGCTGCGGCTGGCGCTCTGGCGCGCCGGTGGAGCGGCGCGAGCTGACGCAGTGGTTCTTCAAGATCTCCGACCATTCCGAAGAGCTGCTCTCGGCGCTCGACAGCCTCGACAACTGGCCCGCCAAGGTCAAACTGATGCAGGCCAACTGGATTGGCAAATCGCGCGGGCTGCAATTTGCCTTCTCGACCATCGAAGCGCCCGAGGGTTTTGACCGCATCGAAGTCTATACCACCCGCCCCGACACGCTGTTGGGCGCGTCTTTTGTTGGCATCTCGCCCGATCACCCGCTGGCCAAAACGCTGGAACGGGACGACGAAGCCGTCGCCGCCTTCTGCGCCGAATGCCGTAAGGGTGGCACCACCGAGGAGGCGATCGAGACCGCCGAGAAGCTGGGCTATGACACCGGCATCCGCGTGCGCCATCCCTTTGATACGGCGGCTGAACTGCCCGTCTATATCGCCAATTTCATCCTGATGGACTACGGCACCGGCGCGATCTTTGGTTGCCCCGGCCACGACCAGCGCGATTTTGACTTTGCGACCAAATACGATCTGCCGATCATCTCGACCTTCCTGCCCTCCGAGGAGGCCTCGCCCAAACTCTCTGAAGCCTATGTGCCGCAGAAGTCGGAAAAGGTCTTCTACAACCGTGGCTTTGCGGGCGATCAATGGCAAACCGGGGAACAGGCCGTCGATGCCGCCATCGCTTTCTGCGAAGAAAACGGCATTGGGCAAGGCGTCACCAAGTTCCGCCTGCGCGACTGGGGCCTCTCGCGCCAGCGTTACTGGGGCTGCCCGATCCCGGTTGTGCATTGCGACGACTGCGGCGTGGTGCCTGAAAAGAAAGAGAACCTGCCGGTTGAGCTGCCCTACGATGTCACATTCGACACCCCCGGCAACCCGCTCGACCGGCACCCGACATGGCGCAACTGCGCCTGCCCGGCCTGTGGCAAGGATGCGCTGCGCGAGACCGACACGATGGACACTTTCGTGGACTCATCGTGGTACTACGCCCGCTTCACCGCGCCCCATGCGGACACACCCACGGACCTCGAAGAAGCCGCCTATTGGATGAACGTCGATCAATATATCGGCGGTATTGAGCATGCGATTCTGCACCTGCTCTATGCCCGCTTCTTTGCCCGCGCCATGCAGATCACCGGGCATCTGCCTGAGGGCGCGGCCGAGCCTTTCGACGCGCTCTTTACCCAAGGCATGGTGACGCATGAGATCTACCAGACCCGCGACGCCAATGGCCGCCCGGTCTATCACCTGCCCGAAGACGTCACCGATGGGAAACTGGCAGACGGCACCGAGGTGGAGATCATCCCCTCCGCCAAAATGTCGAAATCCAAGAAAAACGTCGTCGACCCGCTGCACATCATCTCGAACTACGGCGCCGACACCGCGCGCTGGTTCGTGCTGAGCGATTCGCCCCCCGAGCGCGATGTCGAATGGACCGCCAGCGGGGCCGAGGCGTCTTATAAGCACCTCTCTCGCGTGTGGAACATCTGCGACCGCGTCAGCGAAATGGACCGCGACGCGGCGGGCACCGGCGATGACGACCTCCTGCGAGCGCTGCACAAGACGATCCACGATGTGACGATGGGCGTCGAATCCTTCGGCTTCAACGCGGCGATTGCAAAACTCTATGCCTTCACCGCTACCTTGCAGAAGTCCAAAGCAGGCTATGCCGCGCAGCGCGAAGCCATCATGACGCTGGCGCAGCTGATGTCCCCGATGACCCCGCATCTGTCGGAAGACATCTGGGCGCATCTGGGCGGCGAGGGGCTGATCGTCAACGCGCCTTGGCCCAAGGCAGACGAGGCGATGCTGGTCGATGACACCGTGACCCTGCCCATTCAGATCAACGGCAAACGCCGGGCGGAAATTCAGGTGCCCGCCGATATGCCGAAGGAAGAGGTTGAAAAAATCGCGCTGGCGCATGAAGCTGTCATTCGAACGCTGGACGGGGCCTCCCCGAAAAAGGTCATCGTCGTGCCCGGACGGATTGTGAATGTCGTTGCCTAA
- a CDS encoding DUF3576 domain-containing protein, producing MALRTACKMAISVLALSALTACGGGFGSPATERPDQYTNSNNPNNIETNPENTIWSIFNRKNTDTSVSVNKYLWSASLEVLNFLPVQSVDPFTGVIVTGYGTPPGGGRAYRATVLIDDPALDARSLNVALQTSGGQPVARATTRAVEDAILSRAREMRVSDSKF from the coding sequence ATGGCCCTTCGTACCGCTTGCAAGATGGCAATCTCCGTTCTGGCGCTTAGCGCTCTCACCGCCTGTGGTGGGGGCTTTGGCAGCCCGGCCACGGAACGGCCCGATCAGTATACCAACTCGAACAACCCCAATAACATTGAGACCAATCCGGAAAACACGATTTGGTCGATTTTCAATCGCAAGAATACGGATACCAGCGTTTCGGTGAACAAATACCTGTGGTCGGCCTCGCTTGAAGTGCTGAACTTCCTGCCGGTGCAATCAGTCGATCCCTTCACCGGCGTGATCGTCACGGGCTACGGCACCCCGCCGGGCGGTGGCCGCGCCTATCGCGCGACCGTGCTGATCGACGATCCGGCACTGGATGCGCGGTCGCTCAACGTGGCGCTGCAAACCTCTGGCGGTCAGCCCGTGGCACGGGCCACGACCCGCGCGGTGGAGGATGCGATCCTCAGCCGGGCGCGGGAGATGCGCGTGTCCGACAGCAAATTCTGA
- a CDS encoding porin encodes MKKVLFATTALVATAGVAAADVTFGGYGRFGVLYNDTAAGDSTDVTSRFRLQIDATAESDAGVVVGARARIQQNNSDEQQSINAGPDNILGTADDFAENAGPAGTGINGVRFFARSGGFEVGVGNIFGALESMPGQYPIDLGLTGLGYDYTAYDGNGDAYSSGGNGAAGSNGVEVMYSAGDLAVHVSASDDNDRVAGYVAYTWSGWTFAVGGQDSDDAGDTEFTATAGGSFGIADVTLAFADNGTNGDRIVLAGRFDVGAATDVEVYVADQDGAGNDTGYGVDFNHDLGGGVSLRGGVAHRFNGDDRADMGVRFNF; translated from the coding sequence ATGAAAAAAGTTCTCTTCGCTACAACAGCCCTGGTTGCGACCGCCGGTGTAGCAGCAGCAGACGTAACATTCGGCGGCTACGGCCGTTTTGGTGTTCTGTACAACGACACAGCAGCAGGCGACTCCACAGACGTCACCAGCCGTTTCCGTCTGCAGATCGACGCGACAGCTGAGTCCGACGCTGGCGTTGTTGTTGGTGCCCGTGCACGTATCCAGCAGAACAACTCCGATGAGCAGCAGTCGATCAACGCTGGTCCCGACAACATTCTCGGCACAGCTGACGACTTCGCAGAAAATGCTGGTCCCGCAGGCACAGGCATCAACGGCGTTCGTTTCTTCGCTCGTTCCGGTGGCTTTGAAGTCGGCGTTGGCAACATCTTCGGTGCTCTGGAATCCATGCCGGGTCAGTACCCGATCGACCTCGGCCTGACCGGCCTGGGCTATGACTACACCGCCTACGACGGCAACGGCGACGCATACTCCTCCGGTGGTAACGGCGCAGCTGGCTCCAACGGTGTAGAAGTCATGTACTCCGCTGGTGACCTGGCAGTGCACGTGTCGGCTTCCGACGACAATGACCGCGTTGCCGGTTATGTCGCTTACACATGGAGCGGCTGGACCTTCGCGGTTGGTGGTCAAGACTCCGACGACGCAGGCGACACCGAGTTCACAGCGACAGCTGGCGGTTCCTTCGGCATCGCCGACGTGACCCTGGCGTTTGCTGACAACGGCACCAACGGTGACCGTATCGTTCTGGCCGGTCGTTTCGACGTTGGCGCAGCGACAGACGTTGAAGTCTATGTTGCTGACCAAGACGGCGCAGGCAACGACACCGGTTACGGCGTTGACTTCAACCACGACCTGGGCGGCGGCGTCTCCCTGCGTGGTGGTGTTGCTCACCGTTTCAACGGCGACGACCGTGCCGACATGGGTGTTCGCTTCAACTTCTAA
- a CDS encoding YggS family pyridoxal phosphate-dependent enzyme has protein sequence MSLSDIQHRITTAEADAGRAAGSVTLIAVSKVQPDARVRAVLEEGHRSFGENRVQEAAGKWPGFREDFDGIDLHLIGPLQSNKVRQAMELAEAIHTVDRPKLAKTIARLAQEIGRCPDLFIQVNTGEEDQKAGVMPREADDFIAECRALDLPIKGLMCIPPVDEAPSLHFAMLAKIAARNDLNGLSMGMSSDFEQAIALGATHVRVGSAIFGERVSE, from the coding sequence ATGAGTCTCAGCGACATCCAACACCGCATCACGACAGCCGAAGCCGATGCAGGCCGCGCGGCGGGGTCGGTCACCTTGATCGCCGTCAGCAAGGTTCAGCCTGACGCCCGCGTGCGTGCGGTCTTGGAAGAAGGCCACCGTTCGTTCGGTGAGAACCGCGTGCAGGAAGCGGCGGGCAAATGGCCCGGTTTCCGTGAAGATTTCGACGGCATTGACCTGCACCTCATCGGCCCCTTGCAGTCCAACAAGGTCCGTCAGGCGATGGAACTGGCCGAGGCGATCCACACGGTAGACCGTCCCAAACTGGCCAAGACCATCGCGCGCTTGGCGCAGGAGATTGGCCGCTGCCCTGATCTGTTCATTCAGGTCAACACGGGTGAAGAAGATCAGAAAGCCGGGGTGATGCCCCGCGAGGCAGATGACTTCATCGCCGAATGCCGGGCGCTGGACCTGCCGATCAAGGGGTTGATGTGTATTCCCCCGGTAGATGAGGCGCCATCGCTGCACTTCGCAATGCTCGCCAAGATCGCCGCACGCAACGATCTGAACGGCCTTTCGATGGGCATGAGCAGTGACTTTGAGCAGGCCATTGCCCTTGGAGCGACCCATGTCCGCGTCGGCTCTGCTATCTTTGGTGAACGGGTTAGCGAATAA
- a CDS encoding L,D-transpeptidase translates to MTPNDMVLTPTGLRFQGRRYACSIGKGGLTHDKREGDGATPRGVHRLVGMLYRPDRITAPSAWAQPIGPRDLWSDASGQPDYNHRVRAPYDHSHEALQRADPLYDLVILTDWNWPEAEAGRGSAIFVHQWRRPGYPTEGCIAFSRGNLHHIAARVGPATRLIIR, encoded by the coding sequence GTGACGCCGAATGACATGGTTTTGACGCCGACGGGCCTGCGATTTCAGGGGCGGCGCTATGCCTGTAGTATTGGCAAGGGCGGTCTGACCCATGACAAACGCGAAGGCGACGGGGCTACGCCGCGCGGGGTGCATCGTTTGGTGGGGATGCTCTATCGGCCTGACCGTATCACTGCCCCGAGCGCTTGGGCGCAGCCTATCGGCCCGCGCGACCTGTGGTCCGACGCCAGTGGTCAACCCGATTACAACCACCGTGTCCGCGCCCCCTATGACCATAGCCACGAGGCGCTGCAGCGGGCGGATCCGCTCTATGATCTGGTGATCCTGACCGATTGGAACTGGCCGGAAGCCGAAGCTGGACGTGGCTCCGCGATTTTTGTCCATCAGTGGCGGCGTCCGGGATATCCGACCGAGGGCTGCATCGCTTTTTCACGCGGGAATTTGCACCACATCGCCGCGCGGGTGGGCCCGGCAACGCGGCTGATTATTCGCTAA
- the ribA gene encoding GTP cyclohydrolase II: MSFAPDITEQLARARADLRMGVPVVLADGTQAALVLAAETLTAQRLADVLALGGAPVLAITARRAETLKARAYDGQLARVLLPHGATPAWVQSIADPADDLRAPMKGPLQTARGGDTTAHSAALDLVKAARMLPAALVLDLPQGADFARLHGLTLIDLAAAAPILARRSALHPVVNARLPMEVSEAGRLHIFRPEDGGEEHYAIEIGRPARNTPVLCRLHSACFTGDLMGSLKCDCGPQLRAALAQMGGEGNGVLLYLNQEGRGIGLANKMRAYSLQDQGFDTVEANHRLGFEDDERDFRLGADILRSMGFSAVRLLTNNPRKVGMMEQSGVAVTERVPLAVGENRHNSAYLATKAAKSGHLL; encoded by the coding sequence ATGAGTTTCGCCCCGGACATCACCGAACAACTGGCGCGTGCGCGGGCCGATTTACGCATGGGCGTGCCCGTGGTTTTGGCGGATGGGACGCAGGCCGCCCTCGTGCTGGCGGCGGAGACGCTGACCGCACAGCGCCTTGCGGATGTGTTGGCCTTGGGAGGAGCGCCCGTGCTAGCAATCACCGCGCGGCGAGCCGAAACGCTGAAAGCCCGCGCCTATGATGGCCAACTGGCCCGCGTGCTGCTGCCCCACGGCGCGACACCGGCTTGGGTGCAAAGCATCGCTGATCCGGCGGATGACCTGCGCGCCCCGATGAAAGGTCCGCTGCAGACCGCGCGGGGCGGTGATACGACCGCGCATAGCGCCGCGCTTGATTTGGTAAAAGCCGCGCGAATGCTGCCTGCTGCGTTGGTGCTCGATCTGCCGCAGGGCGCAGACTTCGCGCGTCTGCACGGGCTGACCCTGATCGACCTCGCCGCTGCCGCCCCGATCCTTGCGCGGCGCAGCGCCCTGCATCCGGTGGTCAACGCCCGCCTGCCGATGGAGGTGTCTGAGGCGGGTCGTTTGCATATCTTCCGCCCCGAGGACGGCGGCGAAGAACACTACGCCATCGAGATTGGCCGCCCTGCCCGCAACACGCCCGTTCTCTGCCGTCTGCACTCAGCCTGTTTTACCGGCGATCTGATGGGCAGCCTGAAATGCGACTGCGGCCCACAGCTTCGCGCGGCACTGGCGCAGATGGGCGGCGAAGGCAACGGCGTGTTGCTCTACCTCAATCAAGAGGGGCGCGGCATCGGCCTTGCCAACAAGATGCGCGCCTATTCTTTGCAGGATCAGGGTTTTGACACGGTTGAAGCCAATCACCGCCTCGGCTTTGAGGATGATGAGCGCGACTTCCGCCTCGGCGCGGACATTCTGCGGTCGATGGGTTTCTCCGCCGTCCGGTTGCTGACCAACAACCCGCGCAAAGTGGGCATGATGGAGCAAAGCGGCGTTGCCGTCACCGAACGGGTGCCATTAGCGGTGGGCGAGAACCGCCACAACAGCGCCTATCTGGCTACCAAGGCCGCGAAATCGGGGCATCTTCTGTGA
- a CDS encoding response regulator transcription factor, with protein MAQLKKILLVDDDDDLREALSEQLIMTEDFDVFEAANGTEAMTKAKEALYDLVILDVGLPDTDGRELCRLMRKQGVKSPILMLTGHDTDADTILGLDAGANDYVTKPFKFPVLLARIRAQLRQHEQSEDAVFQLGPYTFKPAMKVLTTEDDRKVRLTEKETNILKFLYRSTDGVVPRDVLLHEVWGYNAGVTTHTLETHIYRLRQKIEPDPSNARLLVTESGGYRLMA; from the coding sequence ATGGCCCAGCTTAAGAAAATCCTGCTCGTTGATGATGACGATGACCTGCGCGAAGCGCTAAGCGAACAGCTGATCATGACCGAGGATTTCGACGTTTTCGAAGCCGCCAACGGCACCGAGGCGATGACCAAAGCCAAAGAGGCGCTTTACGATTTGGTGATCCTTGATGTGGGCCTGCCGGACACCGATGGGCGCGAACTGTGTCGCTTGATGCGCAAGCAGGGGGTGAAAAGCCCGATCCTGATGCTGACGGGCCATGACACCGATGCAGATACGATCCTTGGCCTTGATGCCGGGGCGAATGATTACGTCACGAAGCCATTCAAATTCCCCGTCCTTTTGGCCCGCATCCGCGCGCAGTTGCGCCAGCACGAGCAGTCCGAAGACGCGGTGTTCCAGCTTGGGCCTTATACGTTCAAACCCGCGATGAAAGTGCTGACAACAGAGGACGACCGCAAGGTGCGTCTGACCGAGAAAGAGACCAATATCCTCAAATTCCTCTACCGCTCAACCGATGGTGTCGTGCCGCGCGATGTGCTGTTGCACGAGGTCTGGGGCTATAACGCTGGCGTCACGACCCACACGCTTGAAACCCATATTTACCGACTGCGCCAGAAGATCGAGCCCGACCCTTCGAATGCCCGTTTGCTGGTGACGGAATCCGGCGGATATCGCCTGATGGCATAA
- a CDS encoding exodeoxyribonuclease III: protein MSFSLATWNINSVRLREPLVLKLLAEHGPDVLCLQECKSPVDKIPVEAFQAAGYTHMVARGQKGYNGVAILSKLPLLDAGDQDFAMLGHARHVAAKLENGTTIHNFYVPAGGDKPDREINEKFGQKLDYLSEMRDWFHGDRPEKSILVGDLNIAPREDDVWDHKKLLKIVSHTPVEVEALGAVQDAGNWVDITRQDVPTGNLYSWWSYRAADWDAADKGRRLDHIWATSDIAQAGHSSHIVRDARGWEKPSDHAPVFASFDL, encoded by the coding sequence ATGTCCTTTTCCCTCGCCACTTGGAACATCAACTCTGTCCGCCTGCGCGAGCCTTTGGTGCTGAAACTGCTGGCCGAACATGGGCCGGACGTGCTGTGCCTGCAGGAATGCAAAAGCCCCGTAGACAAAATCCCCGTCGAGGCGTTTCAAGCGGCGGGGTATACGCACATGGTGGCGCGCGGGCAGAAGGGCTACAACGGCGTGGCGATCCTGTCAAAACTGCCGCTGCTGGACGCGGGCGATCAGGACTTCGCCATGCTGGGCCATGCCCGCCACGTGGCTGCCAAACTGGAAAACGGCACCACGATCCACAACTTCTACGTCCCCGCTGGCGGTGACAAACCCGACCGCGAGATCAATGAGAAGTTTGGCCAAAAGCTCGATTACCTCTCGGAAATGCGCGATTGGTTTCACGGCGACAGACCCGAGAAGTCGATCCTTGTGGGTGATCTGAACATCGCCCCGCGCGAGGATGACGTCTGGGACCACAAAAAACTGTTGAAGATCGTCAGCCACACCCCGGTCGAGGTCGAAGCGCTTGGCGCGGTGCAGGATGCGGGCAATTGGGTCGACATCACTCGGCAGGACGTGCCGACGGGCAATCTCTATAGCTGGTGGTCCTACCGCGCCGCCGATTGGGATGCCGCTGATAAAGGCCGCAGGCTCGATCACATCTGGGCCACCTCTGATATCGCACAGGCCGGACACTCCAGCCATATCGTCCGCGATGCCCGCGGTTGGGAGAAACCCAGCGACCACGCACCGGTTTTTGCCAGTTTTGACCTTTGA
- the trxA gene encoding thioredoxin encodes MIDLNLSTGAANAPVDADLIKDTTEATFMADVVEASQTVPVIVDFWAPWCGPCKTLGPMLEDAVRAAKGAVKMVKVDVDQAQAIAGQLQIQSIPTVYAFYKGQPVDGFQGALPQSEIKAFVDRVVKAGGGEAPGDTLADAVAAAEEMLAEGTATDAAQTFAAILEEDPMNASAYGGMVRSYIAMGELEQAEALLNGAPIEISKAPELEAAHAQLQLAHQAADAGPVAELTEKVEANPDDHQARFDLAQALYAQNDAEAAVDHLLELFRRDREWNDSAAKMQLFTIFEALKPNDPVVLNGRRKLSSMIFA; translated from the coding sequence ATGATCGACCTGAACCTTTCCACTGGCGCCGCCAACGCTCCTGTAGACGCTGACCTGATCAAGGACACGACCGAAGCAACCTTTATGGCCGATGTGGTCGAAGCCTCGCAGACCGTGCCGGTGATCGTCGATTTCTGGGCACCGTGGTGCGGCCCTTGTAAAACGCTCGGCCCAATGCTGGAAGACGCGGTTCGCGCGGCTAAGGGTGCGGTGAAAATGGTGAAGGTCGACGTCGATCAAGCCCAAGCGATTGCGGGGCAGTTGCAAATCCAATCGATTCCGACGGTCTATGCATTCTACAAAGGCCAACCCGTTGATGGTTTTCAAGGCGCGCTGCCGCAGTCCGAAATCAAGGCCTTCGTTGACCGCGTGGTGAAAGCCGGTGGCGGCGAAGCCCCCGGTGATACGCTGGCCGATGCCGTGGCCGCCGCCGAAGAGATGCTGGCCGAAGGCACCGCTACGGATGCAGCGCAGACCTTTGCTGCGATTTTGGAAGAAGACCCGATGAACGCCTCCGCCTATGGCGGCATGGTCCGGTCCTATATAGCGATGGGCGAGCTGGAGCAGGCCGAAGCCCTGTTGAACGGTGCGCCGATTGAGATTTCCAAGGCTCCCGAACTCGAAGCGGCCCATGCCCAGTTGCAACTGGCACATCAGGCTGCGGATGCAGGCCCCGTGGCCGAGTTGACCGAGAAGGTCGAAGCCAATCCCGACGACCATCAGGCGCGGTTCGATCTGGCCCAAGCGCTTTACGCGCAGAACGATGCTGAAGCCGCTGTCGATCACCTGTTGGAACTGTTCCGTCGGGATCGCGAGTGGAATGACAGCGCCGCCAAAATGCAGCTTTTCACCATTTTCGAGGCGCTTAAACCCAATGATCCGGTGGTGCTCAATGGCCGTCGTAAACTGTCGTCAATGATATTTGCCTGA